Proteins found in one Triticum urartu cultivar G1812 chromosome 4, Tu2.1, whole genome shotgun sequence genomic segment:
- the LOC125553294 gene encoding cytochrome P450 89A2-like has protein sequence MEYELITMLLLPLLFCISAVAVFRRRAWASAVHDGQQPIIEIRDPTIARQALIDHAYAFCNRPLNIFPVALVSGRRRSHSDNLTSVPYGPRWRALRCTLNAAVLHPSRLGHMDPLRLEAMDALVADLRLRCGGDIVVRDILNAAVFPLVARTCFGGGVDDGHVRAMRGLLKAFVLAVDGTKDFAGSKTAKLLHWRQWRRFLAFRGRQAELFLPLINARRNANRHLGLSGGLPTYLDLLLDVRVPVDDDDTACGKTFRPLTDDELVSLVSEFLGAGPGTVVSSMEWTLAHIVLQPEVQNNIRREVDAVEGALFEARVRQMKYMRAVVLESLRLHPPIPFALRDVPNQAVAAVVGCPGAVPAEGMRAHFNLGEIGRDKNAWTDPDAFCPERFLAGGEGEGVGLVPGPKEIKMMPFGAGRRACPGGGLATMYIKSFAAALVREFEWAPLAGGGVDLTEPDGFFKIAGYPVAAPRYSTLVLLL, from the exons ATGGAATACGAGCTAATAACTATGTTGCTACTTCCTCTTCTGTTCTGCATCAGCGCAGTTGCCGTCTTCCGACGTCGTGCTTGGGCTTCGGCCGTCCACGACGGTCAACAGCCGATCATCGAGATCCGCGACCCTACCATCGCCCGCCAGGCGCTCATCGACCACGCCTATGCCTTCTGCAATCGACCGCTGAACATATTCCCCGTGGCCCTGGTCAGCGGGCGCCGCCGCAGTCATAGTGACAACCTCACCTCTGTGCCCTACGGCCCGCGTTGGCGCGCTCTCCGGTGCACCCTCAACGCCGCGGTCCTCCACCCGTCACGTCTTGGACACATGGACCCGCTGCGCCTCGAGGCCATGGATGCCCTCGTTGCTGACCTCCgcctccggtgcggtggtgataTTGTCGTCCGAGACATCCTCAACGCGGCCGTGTTTCCGCTAGTGGCTCGCACGTGCTTCGGTGGTGGCGTGGACGACGGACACGTTCGCGCCATGCGTGGCCTGCTCAAGGCCTTTGTGCTGGCCGTTGATGGCACCAAGGACTTTGCCGGCTCCAAGACGGCGAAGTTGCTGCACTGGAGACAGTGGCGCCGGTTCCTTGCCTTCCGAGGCAGGCAGGCTGAGCTTTTTCTCCCTCTGATCAACGCACGACGGAACGCTAACCGTCATCTCGGGCTCAGCGGTGGCCTGCCGACATATCTAGACCTGCTCCTCGACGTCCGCGTCCCCGTCGACGACGACGACACAGCCTGTGGGAAGACCTTTCGCCCTCTCACAGACGACGAGCTGGTGAGCCTTGTCTCGGAGTTCCTCGGTGCTGGGCCAGGGACTGTGGTGTCCAGCATGGAGTGGACCCTCGCCCACATCGTGCTCCAGCCAGAGGTCCAGAACAACATCCGTCGCGAGGTGGACGCCGTGGAGGGCGCACTGTTCGAGGCACGCGTCCGGCAGATGAAGTACATGCGCGCCGTCGTGCTCGAGAGCCTTCGACTCCACCCGCCGATTCCGTTCGCGCTGCGCGATGTCCCCAATCAGGCGGTCGCCGCAGTCGTGGGATGCCCCGGCGCCGTGCCGGCAGAGGGGATGCGGGCGCACTTCAACCTGGGCGAGATCGGAAGGGACAAGAATGCGTGGACGGACCCCGACGCGTTCTGTCCGGAGCGCTTCCTTGCTGGGGGCGAGGGGGAGGGCGTGGGCCTGGTGCCGGGGCCCAAGGAGATCAAGATGATGCCGTTCGGCGCAGGGCGGAGGGCGTGCCCAGGAGGAGGGCTCGCCACGATGTACATCAAAAGCTTCGCCGCGGCGCTCGTACGTGAGTTCGAGTGGGCGCCGCTGGCGGGGGGTGGCGTCGACCTCACCGAGCCGGATGGGTTCTTCAAG ATTGCCGGCTACCCCGTCGCTGCTCCCAGGTACTCCACGCTGGTTCTGCTGCTCTAG